From a single Candidatus Defluviilinea gracilis genomic region:
- a CDS encoding ABC transporter permease, producing MPKKLAPILLSVLAFLLGWDLLTRFGGIPNFILPSPLSVWTRFLKAMSDGSLPHHTAITLSEIVLGLIVGVTFATIVGYALAKSRSLEKVLSPYLVASQAIPVIAIAPLLVIWLGDGILSKVVICALIVFFPVLVNTIVGVRAVPTALYDLMNSLHASRAQILWKVEVPASLPVFLGGLRIGATLSVIGAIVGELVDAESGLGFLLQLGDFQYDTPMVFVAVFTLIALALMLYGIVRMLENKFLKWQN from the coding sequence ATGCCAAAGAAACTCGCTCCCATCCTCCTCTCCGTTCTCGCCTTCCTCCTCGGCTGGGACCTGCTCACGCGCTTCGGCGGAATCCCCAACTTCATTCTGCCCTCCCCGCTCAGCGTGTGGACTCGTTTCCTCAAAGCCATGAGCGATGGAAGTTTGCCGCATCACACCGCCATCACATTGAGCGAAATCGTGCTGGGACTCATCGTCGGCGTAACATTTGCCACGATTGTAGGTTATGCCCTCGCCAAATCGCGTTCACTGGAAAAAGTGTTGTCGCCGTATCTTGTTGCGAGTCAGGCGATTCCCGTCATTGCGATTGCGCCGTTGCTGGTCATCTGGCTCGGAGATGGGATTCTCTCGAAGGTGGTCATCTGCGCGTTGATCGTGTTCTTCCCCGTGCTGGTGAACACGATTGTGGGAGTCCGCGCTGTGCCAACTGCGTTATACGATTTGATGAACTCCCTCCACGCCTCGCGCGCGCAGATCCTTTGGAAGGTAGAAGTACCCGCGTCTCTGCCTGTGTTTCTCGGCGGCTTGCGTATCGGCGCGACTCTTTCGGTCATCGGCGCGATTGTGGGAGAACTTGTCGACGCGGAAAGTGGTCTCGGCTTTTTACTGCAACTCGGCGACTTCCAATACGACACGCCGATGGTCTTTGTCGCCGTCTTCACCTTGATCGCGCTGGCGTTGATGTTGTATGGGATCGTGAGAATGTTGGAGAATAAATTTTTGAAGTGGCAAAATTAG
- a CDS encoding ABC transporter substrate-binding protein, producing MFRKLVLLMLGLSLMLTACGKPNVENEALTHIRLPMGYIPNIQYAPFYVTVEKGYFKDAGIEIEFDYKFETDGVALVAAGELPFAVVSGEQVLLARAQGLPVTYVAAWYQQYPVSVVAKSEANVLVPQDLKGKKIGLPGLFGASYIGLRALLAAGKLTEADVTLDAIGFNQVELMAAGQQDIVVGYAANEPLQLRAQGIAVTELRVADYAQLAANGLLASEKVIAENPELARAFVDAFLKGLQYTIDRPDEAFEISKAYIPNFSELDADVQKQVLEVSIEQWKAERLGYSDPQAWENMQNVLLEMGLIAEPLDLSKAFTNEFVP from the coding sequence ATGTTTCGCAAATTAGTTTTACTCATGCTGGGGCTGTCGCTGATGTTGACGGCGTGCGGCAAGCCGAACGTCGAGAATGAAGCGTTGACCCACATCCGTTTGCCAATGGGGTACATCCCCAACATCCAATACGCGCCGTTCTATGTCACAGTTGAAAAAGGATATTTCAAAGACGCGGGCATCGAGATCGAGTTCGATTACAAATTTGAGACCGACGGCGTCGCGTTGGTGGCGGCGGGCGAGTTGCCGTTCGCGGTCGTTTCGGGCGAACAGGTTTTGTTGGCGCGCGCGCAGGGATTGCCCGTCACGTATGTTGCCGCGTGGTATCAGCAATATCCCGTGTCGGTGGTCGCGAAAAGCGAGGCGAATGTGCTTGTGCCGCAGGATTTGAAAGGGAAGAAGATCGGCTTGCCCGGTTTGTTCGGCGCGAGTTATATCGGTTTGCGCGCGTTGCTCGCCGCGGGCAAACTCACCGAAGCGGATGTGACTCTCGATGCGATCGGGTTCAATCAAGTGGAACTGATGGCGGCGGGGCAACAAGATATCGTTGTCGGTTATGCGGCGAACGAACCGTTGCAATTGCGCGCGCAGGGAATCGCAGTGACCGAGTTGCGCGTGGCAGATTATGCTCAACTCGCGGCGAACGGTTTGCTCGCAAGTGAAAAAGTGATCGCGGAGAATCCCGAACTCGCGCGGGCATTCGTCGACGCGTTCTTGAAGGGATTGCAATACACGATTGATCGTCCTGATGAGGCGTTCGAGATCAGCAAGGCGTATATCCCGAATTTTTCCGAACTGGATGCCGATGTGCAAAAACAAGTGCTCGAAGTTTCCATCGAACAATGGAAGGCGGAACGACTGGGTTACTCCGATCCGCAGGCGTGGGAGAACATGCAAAATGTTTTGCTCGAGATGGGCTTGATCGCGGAACCGCTTGATCTGAGCAAGGCGTTCACGAATGAGTTTGTGCCGTGA
- a CDS encoding ABC transporter ATP-binding protein, whose protein sequence is MSHTPILTISNLSAVFQNDNGGLHALDDVSFNVRAREFVCVLGPSGSGKTTLLRILAGLIPPTSGAFTFGRGEEPSIGMVFQQATLMPWRTVTENIRLPLEVNKVDETTALKKTSEMIELVGLTGFEDSLPRDLSGGMAQRVAIARALIHDPDLLLLDEPFASLDAMTRERMWTELSNLWQARQKTVIMVTHSINESLFLADRVLVLTQRPGKIKMDMEVDLPRPRKDEIRYTSQFGKLAKKLRGAIE, encoded by the coding sequence ATGTCTCATACGCCAATCCTCACCATTAGCAACTTATCTGCCGTATTCCAAAATGATAACGGCGGACTTCACGCGCTCGATGACGTTTCCTTCAACGTTCGCGCGCGAGAATTTGTGTGCGTGCTGGGTCCATCGGGTTCGGGCAAAACAACTCTCTTGCGAATTCTCGCGGGGTTGATTCCGCCCACGTCGGGCGCGTTCACGTTCGGTCGCGGCGAAGAGCCGAGCATTGGCATGGTCTTTCAACAAGCGACCCTCATGCCCTGGCGCACGGTGACGGAGAATATCCGACTTCCGCTCGAAGTGAACAAAGTAGATGAAACCACCGCGCTCAAAAAAACAAGCGAGATGATCGAACTGGTGGGGCTAACGGGATTTGAAGACTCGCTCCCGCGCGATCTCTCCGGCGGGATGGCTCAGCGCGTGGCGATCGCGCGCGCGCTCATCCATGACCCCGACCTGCTTCTGCTCGATGAGCCTTTCGCCTCCCTCGATGCCATGACCCGCGAACGCATGTGGACAGAGTTATCCAACCTCTGGCAGGCGCGCCAGAAGACCGTCATCATGGTGACGCATTCGATCAACGAGTCGCTATTTTTAGCGGATCGCGTCCTCGTGCTGACTCAACGTCCCGGCAAAATCAAAATGGACATGGAAGTTGACCTGCCGCGCCCGCGCAAAGATGAGATTCGTTACACGTCCCAGTTTGGGAAATTGGCAAAGAAGTTGAGAGGGGCGATTGAATGA
- a CDS encoding XRE family transcriptional regulator, with protein sequence MKRKNMGSNFDDFLREEKLLEQAQAVAIKRVIAYQIAEEMKARKLSKTEMADKMRTSRAALERLLDPANSSVTLSTLERAASALGKKLKVELA encoded by the coding sequence ATGAAAAGAAAAAATATGGGAAGCAACTTCGACGATTTCTTGCGTGAGGAAAAACTGCTTGAACAGGCGCAAGCGGTAGCCATTAAACGCGTCATTGCATACCAAATCGCGGAGGAGATGAAAGCCCGCAAACTCAGCAAAACAGAAATGGCAGACAAGATGCGGACCAGCCGCGCCGCTTTAGAACGCCTACTTGATCCCGCAAATTCGTCCGTCACACTTTCGACCTTGGAACGCGCCGCGTCTGCGTTGGGGAAGAAACTCAAAGTGGAACTGGCGTAA
- a CDS encoding type II toxin-antitoxin system RelE/ParE family toxin, with protein sequence MDKEQRQPILNVFFYRTDAGNEPVREWLKSLNRDEKRVIGEDIKTAQFGWPLGMPLIRKLERGLWEVRSNTRHGIARVIFTVSGNTMILLHGFVKKSQKTPLDDLNTARRRLADIEKE encoded by the coding sequence GTGGACAAAGAGCAGAGACAGCCGATTCTGAACGTGTTCTTTTATCGGACCGATGCAGGCAATGAACCTGTCCGCGAGTGGCTGAAAAGCCTTAACCGCGATGAGAAGAGGGTCATTGGCGAAGATATCAAAACTGCACAATTTGGTTGGCCCCTCGGGATGCCCTTGATCCGCAAATTAGAACGAGGACTGTGGGAGGTGCGCTCGAATACCCGTCATGGAATAGCTCGTGTGATATTTACAGTAAGTGGCAACACGATGATACTGTTGCACGGGTTTGTAAAAAAATCACAGAAGACGCCTCTGGATGATTTGAATACCGCCCGCCGCCGATTGGCAGATATAGAAAAGGAATAA
- a CDS encoding DUF2277 domain-containing protein, with translation MCRTIKTLRSDIPATEEEIRAAALQFVRKVSGYRKPSKVNEAAFERALEEISKATQTLLQNLAVKNGTVVSAQS, from the coding sequence ATGTGCCGAACTATCAAAACATTACGCAGTGACATCCCCGCCACCGAGGAAGAGATTCGCGCGGCGGCATTGCAGTTCGTGCGGAAGGTGAGCGGCTACCGCAAACCATCCAAAGTCAATGAAGCGGCGTTTGAGAGGGCGTTGGAGGAAATTTCAAAAGCAACGCAAACCTTGCTACAGAATCTTGCTGTAAAAAACGGAACCGTAGTATCGGCACAAAGTTGA
- a CDS encoding transposase, which produces MPYEYRKLSPKEREIIVNYRRTRGYPLHAPPHPFREAGAYMISAAIFEHKPIMKSPERLTEFESRLLTALREIAKGLVAWVVLPNHYHVLAYIQALEHVSAALKQLHGTTSREWNIEDGLTGKRRVWYKFADTYIRNDGQLHTAFNYIHYNPVKHGYVKDAYDWQWSSLSLYYEDNGREWLREHWKSYTPPVDFGNGWDDDVKND; this is translated from the coding sequence ATGCCTTACGAATATCGCAAACTCTCGCCCAAGGAACGCGAAATCATTGTCAACTATCGCCGCACGCGCGGTTACCCGTTACACGCGCCGCCGCATCCGTTCCGTGAGGCTGGGGCTTATATGATCTCGGCGGCGATTTTTGAGCATAAACCCATCATGAAATCGCCCGAACGTCTGACTGAGTTTGAATCCCGTTTATTGACTGCCCTTCGCGAAATTGCGAAGGGCCTGGTCGCTTGGGTTGTACTCCCAAATCATTATCATGTCCTTGCCTATATTCAGGCATTGGAGCATGTATCAGCCGCGCTAAAACAGTTGCATGGAACAACCTCCCGCGAATGGAACATCGAGGACGGGCTAACGGGCAAACGCCGCGTCTGGTATAAATTTGCTGACACATACATCAGAAATGATGGTCAGCTTCATACGGCATTCAACTATATCCATTACAATCCCGTAAAACACGGTTATGTGAAAGATGCTTACGACTGGCAGTGGTCGAGCCTATCACTCTATTACGAAGATAACGGGAGAGAATGGCTTCGTGAACATTGGAAATCATATACTCCGCCTGTTGATTTTGGTAATGGGTGGGATGATGATGTGAAGAACGATTAA
- a CDS encoding DNA polymerase III subunit delta' produces MTTSLITDNSITDNWHITGHHWAVDMLRKHIVRGGVRHAYLFAGPPGLGRRTLALRFAQALNCPTPLEAGVPCGTCRDCKQIESMKHADLTVIESESEGGILKVDQIRDARKLLTLKPFQSKYRVALFLRFQEANDNAANALLKTLEEAPSYAVLILTADNAEQLLPTIVSRCEVLRLRPLRVEEVQRELETRGLETGRAKLIAHISGGRMGYALRLIENDSLLEQREEKLNDLLTLLPASRVEKFSYADKLSKDKDAMRQTILFWLSYWRDVMLRVSQASTPLVNVDRNLEIEDIASRMDLSVSRRVVSGLEETLEKMDRNVNSRMLAEVMLMDLPND; encoded by the coding sequence ATGACTACTTCACTGATAACTGATAACTCGATCACTGATAACTGGCACATAACCGGTCACCACTGGGCTGTGGATATGTTGCGGAAGCACATTGTCCGCGGGGGGGTGCGCCATGCGTATCTTTTTGCGGGACCTCCAGGCTTGGGTCGCCGCACGCTGGCGTTGCGATTCGCTCAGGCGTTGAACTGCCCCACGCCGCTTGAAGCAGGCGTCCCTTGTGGAACGTGCCGAGATTGCAAGCAGATCGAGTCCATGAAGCACGCGGACTTGACCGTGATCGAATCCGAATCCGAGGGCGGCATCCTAAAAGTGGATCAGATCCGCGATGCGCGGAAATTGCTCACACTCAAACCGTTTCAATCGAAGTATCGTGTGGCATTGTTCTTGAGGTTTCAAGAAGCAAACGACAACGCCGCGAACGCGCTGTTGAAAACGCTCGAAGAAGCGCCGTCTTATGCGGTGTTGATCCTCACTGCCGATAACGCCGAGCAGTTATTGCCGACGATCGTTTCGAGATGTGAAGTGTTGCGGTTAAGACCGTTGCGTGTTGAAGAAGTGCAAAGAGAATTAGAGACTAGAGGACTAGAGACTGGACGCGCGAAGTTGATCGCGCACATTTCGGGCGGACGCATGGGATATGCACTTCGGCTGATCGAAAACGATTCGCTTCTCGAACAACGCGAAGAAAAATTGAATGACCTGCTCACTTTGTTACCTGCCTCGCGCGTGGAAAAATTTTCCTACGCCGATAAACTCTCGAAAGACAAGGATGCAATGCGTCAGACAATTTTGTTCTGGCTTTCGTATTGGCGCGACGTGATGCTGAGAGTTTCGCAAGCCTCGACCCCGCTCGTCAATGTGGACCGCAACCTGGAGATCGAAGATATCGCCTCGCGCATGGACTTGTCCGTCTCGCGGCGCGTGGTCAGCGGGCTTGAGGAAACACTTGAGAAGATGGACAGGAATGTGAACTCGCGAATGTTGGCGGAAGTGATGTTGATGGATTTACCGAACGATTAA
- the rsgA gene encoding ribosome small subunit-dependent GTPase A, producing the protein MRGLIVKAQSGFFTVKTEDGFIICQLRGKLKQGKATGDIAALGDKVGITILDDGSGVIEEVEERKQAITRLDPRPQGEYQQVLLANPDQAVFVFACAHPNPKLKMLDRFLVIAEKQKIHAVVVANKIDLVDDARKIFSLYEAIGYRVMYTSAKNGDGLDELKKILAQKISAFAGPSGAGKSSLLNAIQPGLGLAVNDVSTAMNKGKHTTVTRELFALDDGGYVADTPGWKSLALWDTTPEEMDAYFPELRDLVQHCQFSDCTHIHEPGCAVVEAVEEGRVFEQRYESYLRLREGSN; encoded by the coding sequence ATTCGCGGTCTGATCGTCAAAGCCCAGTCTGGATTCTTCACGGTAAAAACTGAAGATGGTTTTATTATTTGTCAACTTCGTGGAAAACTAAAGCAGGGAAAAGCCACAGGCGACATTGCCGCGCTGGGCGACAAAGTTGGCATAACAATTTTAGATGACGGAAGCGGGGTCATCGAAGAGGTTGAAGAACGCAAGCAAGCCATCACGCGGCTCGACCCGCGTCCGCAGGGCGAATATCAACAAGTCCTGCTGGCGAATCCAGACCAAGCCGTGTTCGTGTTCGCGTGCGCGCATCCGAATCCCAAATTGAAAATGTTGGATCGGTTTCTGGTCATTGCGGAGAAACAAAAAATCCACGCTGTCGTTGTTGCAAATAAAATTGATCTCGTTGACGATGCAAGGAAAATTTTTTCTTTGTATGAAGCAATCGGTTATCGCGTCATGTACACGTCCGCAAAAAATGGCGATGGGTTGGATGAACTTAAAAAGATTCTCGCGCAAAAAATCAGCGCGTTCGCGGGACCCAGCGGCGCGGGGAAATCGTCACTGCTCAATGCAATTCAACCCGGGTTGGGACTCGCCGTCAACGATGTAAGCACAGCGATGAATAAAGGGAAGCATACAACCGTCACGCGCGAGTTGTTCGCGCTCGACGACGGCGGCTACGTTGCCGATACGCCCGGCTGGAAGTCGCTGGCGCTGTGGGATACGACCCCTGAAGAAATGGACGCCTACTTCCCCGAATTGCGCGACCTTGTACAACATTGTCAATTCAGCGACTGCACACACATCCACGAGCCGGGATGCGCGGTGGTGGAGGCGGTGGAAGAGGGGCGAGTTTTCGAGCAACGGTATGAGTCGTATTTGAGGTTGAGGGAGGGGAGTAATTAG
- the maf gene encoding septum formation protein Maf, with protein MTDIVLASNSPRRRELLALTQWNFTVSVADIDETTRENESPAEYVLRLAETKARAIVSRMETGRIVLAADTTVVNGRDILGKPGSDAEALAMLTQLRGRIHQVYTGIALLRASDGFLLTDLCVTEVPMRKYSDEEMRAYIATRDPFDKAGAYAIQHAEFHPVENLRGCFASVMGLPLCHVTRLLRKMDVHPNADVPANCQKHLEYECPVYERILSDT; from the coding sequence GTGACCGACATCGTGCTGGCATCGAACTCCCCGCGCAGGCGCGAACTGCTCGCGCTCACGCAATGGAACTTCACCGTTTCAGTTGCGGACATTGACGAAACCACAAGAGAGAACGAATCGCCCGCCGAGTACGTTCTTAGACTCGCGGAAACCAAAGCCCGCGCCATTGTAAGCAGGATGGAAACCGGTCGAATCGTCCTTGCGGCTGATACGACCGTGGTGAACGGACGCGACATCCTCGGCAAACCCGGCAGTGACGCGGAAGCCCTCGCCATGTTGACTCAACTGCGCGGGCGGATTCACCAAGTCTACACCGGCATCGCCCTACTTCGAGCCAGCGACGGATTTCTCCTCACCGACCTGTGCGTCACCGAGGTGCCAATGCGAAAGTATTCCGACGAGGAGATGCGCGCGTACATCGCCACCCGCGACCCGTTCGACAAAGCCGGCGCGTACGCCATCCAACATGCGGAGTTTCATCCGGTTGAAAATCTGCGCGGATGTTTCGCCAGCGTGATGGGACTTCCGTTATGCCACGTCACACGATTGTTACGAAAGATGGATGTGCATCCAAACGCCGATGTGCCTGCAAATTGCCAAAAGCATTTGGAGTATGAATGTCCGGTGTATGAAAGAATATTGAGTGACACTTAA
- the xpt gene encoding xanthine phosphoribosyltransferase, giving the protein MKELEERILRDGKNLGGGILKVDSFVNHQVDPLLMDACGREFARLFAPVHATKVLTAEISGIAPALTTAIHLGLPVVYARKTKPVTMPDQVFLTLAPSHTKGRMVELIVSPEYLAHNERVLIIDDFLASGQTILGLARLAEASGSQVVGIGALIEKSFEGGRDALESLGVPVESLACIVSMGDGEIKFRE; this is encoded by the coding sequence ATGAAGGAACTTGAAGAGCGAATTTTGCGCGATGGGAAAAATCTCGGCGGGGGAATTTTGAAGGTGGATAGTTTTGTCAATCATCAAGTGGACCCGCTGTTGATGGATGCCTGCGGGCGCGAGTTTGCGCGGCTCTTCGCCCCGGTTCACGCGACGAAGGTGCTGACCGCCGAAATCTCCGGCATTGCCCCCGCCCTGACGACGGCGATCCATCTTGGGCTTCCGGTGGTGTACGCGCGCAAGACCAAGCCGGTGACCATGCCCGATCAGGTATTTTTGACCCTCGCTCCCTCGCACACGAAAGGACGCATGGTTGAGTTGATCGTCTCGCCGGAATATTTGGCTCACAATGAGCGCGTGTTGATCATTGACGACTTCCTCGCCAGCGGACAGACGATCCTCGGGTTGGCGCGTTTGGCAGAAGCGTCGGGTTCGCAAGTTGTCGGCATCGGCGCGTTGATCGAGAAATCGTTCGAAGGCGGACGGGATGCGCTGGAATCGCTTGGCGTGCCGGTGGAGTCGTTGGCGTGTATTGTTTCGATGGGGGATGGGGAGATCAAGTTTAGAGAGTAG
- a CDS encoding HIT domain-containing protein, protein MDGHWRGLLWFFAPLIGWMFAHMSFAIPVKKLRETETLMAFYHPKPAYPFHVLLVPKRAVKTLMEFDSTDSVFLTDLYSTVQSLVKEFHLTAYRLIVNGGERQDFPQLHFHLISGVEGQKSKV, encoded by the coding sequence GTGGATGGTCATTGGCGCGGGTTGCTTTGGTTCTTTGCTCCCCTCATCGGTTGGATGTTCGCTCACATGAGTTTTGCCATTCCTGTAAAGAAACTACGAGAGACTGAGACACTGATGGCGTTTTATCACCCGAAGCCTGCGTATCCGTTTCATGTTCTGCTTGTTCCCAAGAGGGCGGTCAAAACGCTGATGGAATTTGACTCAACCGATTCTGTTTTTCTCACCGACTTGTATTCAACCGTGCAAAGCCTCGTGAAGGAATTTCATCTCACAGCGTATCGGCTTATCGTCAACGGCGGGGAGCGTCAGGACTTTCCGCAGTTGCATTTTCATCTCATCTCAGGGGTCGAAGGTCAAAAGTCGAAAGTCTGA
- the guaA gene encoding glutamine-hydrolyzing GMP synthase, whose product MTQSIAILDFGSQYAQLIARRVREAHVYCELFPWDAPQEKILSVNPKGFILSGGPKSVYEENAPFIQEFIFKTNLPILGICYGMQALTHALGGQVDPSAQREYGQALIEPQFSNPLVSNLSQVWMSHGDRITKLPDGFVALAKSQNSPFAAMGDVKRKYFGAQFHPEVRHTPNGEKLLKHFVVDVCGVEPNWTPESIIEESVARIQKQVGSERVLAAVSGGVDSSVAAALVHKAIGDQLVSVFVDTGLLRKNEGAQVASAFRDHLHSELIVVDASDEYFSALQGVTEPEQKRRIVGEKFIRIFEAQAKQVGQPKFLVQGTIYPDVVESSAPDRNKAEKIKTHHNVGGLPEDMQFELVEPLRYLFKDEVRAVGEALGLPESLVWRQPFPGPGLTVRCLGEVTRERVSRLRAADAILIEELSKEGLLRSSSSSTSSSSSSSSTSSSSSSSSTAGQSTSQAFVVLLPVRSVGVMGDQRTYQEAAAIRAVTTEDFMTADWARLPHDLLARVSSRIVNEVEGINRVVYDITSKPPATIEWE is encoded by the coding sequence ATGACACAATCCATCGCCATCTTGGACTTCGGCTCTCAATATGCCCAACTCATCGCGCGACGCGTGCGGGAGGCGCATGTGTATTGCGAATTATTTCCGTGGGACGCGCCGCAGGAAAAGATTCTCTCCGTCAACCCCAAGGGATTCATTCTCTCAGGCGGACCGAAATCTGTGTACGAAGAGAACGCCCCATTCATTCAAGAATTCATTTTCAAAACGAATTTGCCGATCCTCGGCATCTGCTACGGGATGCAAGCCCTCACGCACGCCCTCGGCGGACAAGTTGACCCTTCCGCGCAACGCGAATACGGGCAAGCCCTCATAGAACCCCAATTCTCTAACCCTCTAGTCTCTAATCTCTCCCAAGTCTGGATGTCTCACGGCGACCGCATCACCAAACTCCCCGATGGATTTGTCGCATTGGCGAAGAGTCAAAACAGCCCCTTCGCGGCGATGGGCGATGTGAAGCGGAAATATTTCGGCGCGCAGTTTCACCCCGAGGTGCGTCACACGCCCAACGGCGAAAAACTGCTGAAACATTTTGTCGTTGACGTGTGCGGCGTCGAGCCAAATTGGACTCCCGAATCGATCATCGAGGAATCCGTCGCGCGGATTCAGAAACAGGTTGGAAGCGAACGCGTGCTCGCGGCGGTTTCGGGTGGAGTTGATTCATCCGTTGCGGCGGCGTTGGTGCATAAAGCCATCGGCGATCAACTCGTGTCTGTGTTTGTGGATACGGGCTTGCTGAGGAAAAATGAAGGAGCGCAGGTCGCTTCGGCGTTTCGGGATCATTTGCATTCTGAATTAATTGTCGTGGATGCCAGCGACGAGTATTTCTCCGCGCTCCAAGGCGTGACCGAACCGGAGCAAAAGCGAAGGATCGTCGGCGAGAAGTTTATTCGCATTTTTGAAGCACAGGCGAAGCAGGTCGGTCAGCCGAAGTTTTTGGTGCAGGGGACGATCTATCCCGATGTGGTTGAGTCGTCTGCCCCGGACAGAAACAAAGCCGAGAAGATCAAAACGCATCACAACGTCGGCGGATTGCCCGAAGATATGCAATTCGAACTCGTCGAGCCGTTGCGCTATTTATTCAAGGATGAAGTGCGGGCTGTCGGCGAAGCGCTGGGGTTGCCGGAGTCGCTGGTGTGGCGGCAACCGTTCCCAGGTCCCGGCTTGACCGTGCGCTGTCTAGGGGAGGTGACGCGCGAGCGTGTGTCCCGTCTGCGGGCGGCGGATGCGATCCTGATCGAGGAATTGTCTAAAGAAGGATTGCTTCGTTCGTCCAGCAGTTCAACTTCGTCTAGTTCGTCTAGCAGTTCAACTTCGTCTAGTTCGTCCAGCAGTTCAACTGCTGGACAATCCACCTCGCAAGCATTTGTCGTCTTGCTTCCCGTGCGCTCCGTCGGCGTGATGGGCGACCAGCGGACGTATCAAGAGGCGGCGGCGATCCGCGCGGTGACGACGGAGGATTTCATGACCGCCGATTGGGCGCGCCTGCCGCATGACCTGCTGGCGCGCGTGTCGAGCCGCATCGTCAACGAGGTGGAGGGAATCAACCGCGTGGTGTATGATATTACCAGCAAGCCGCCCGCGACGATCGAATGGGAGTAA